A genome region from Pygocentrus nattereri isolate fPygNat1 chromosome 6, fPygNat1.pri, whole genome shotgun sequence includes the following:
- the prpf40a gene encoding LOW QUALITY PROTEIN: pre-mRNA-processing factor 40 homolog A (The sequence of the model RefSeq protein was modified relative to this genomic sequence to represent the inferred CDS: inserted 1 base in 1 codon) — MSSADGNNGPSQAPPFPGVPPSGMPPPFMGPPGMPPHFPPMGMPPMAQRPPNMAPMPPGMMPPMMPPMGGPPIAQMPGMMPPMMPGMMMPPRMPAATIQPTGPPGVSPVDNAAAAPGTTSTAANDSSPDDQPKKKSVWTEHKSLDGKTYYYNTETKQSTWEKPDELKSPAEQMLSKCPWKEYKSDTGKPYYYNSQTKESRWTKPKELEDLEAMIKAEENGNADVVAPGTTPALTSQTDSAVAMAAVAEADAAMATAAAAAAAAAAAAAAEEQLSQMPVQGTEVSSDAAMTSTDDAPSTETPASNDTSKEERPELVKKVYKWNTKEEAKQAFKELLKEKGVSSNASWEQAMKMIINDPRYSALPKLSEKKQAFNAYKVQTEKEEKEEARIKYKESKETFQRFLENHEKMTSTTRYKKAEQMFGDLEVWSCVPERDRLEIYEDVLFYLAKKEKEQAKQLRKRNWEALKNILDNMANVTYRTTWSEAQQYLLDNPTFAEDEELQNMDKEDALICFEEHIRTLEKEEEEEKQKGLLRERRRQRKNREAFQKFLDELHDHGQLHSMSAWMEMYPTISADIRFASMLGQPGSTPLDLFKFYVEDLKARYHDEKRIIKDILKDKGFLVEISTSFEDFGSVISSDKRATTLDAGNIKLAFNSLLEKAEAREREREKEEARKMKRKEAAFKSMLKQATPPLEPDTSWEGVRERFLKEPAFEDITLESERKRIFKDFMHVLEHECQHHHSKTKKHSKKSKKHHXKRSRSRSGSESEDDEYHSKKKKRSTSKSPSEHSSSGESERSYKKSKKHKKKGKKRRHKSASPESDGEKDRKIRDKDKDKENDKSRGKTRGESKQKSPKRKPAKEEGGWDTSGSELSEGELEKRRRTLLEQLDAP; from the exons ATG TCCTCTGCTGATGGTAATAATGGCCCAAGCCAAGCACCACCTTTTCCTGGTGTCCCACCCTCAGGGATGCCCCCGCCTTTT ATGGGACCGCCGGGAATGCCGCCTCATTTCCCACCGATGGGAATGCCACCCATGGCCCAAAGGCCGCCTAACATGGCTCCCATGCCCCCAGGGATGATGCCACCCATGATGCCCCCAATGGGAGGTCCTCCTATCGCCCAG ATGCCAGGCATGATGCCACCTATGATGCCTGGGATGATGATGCCACCGCGTATGCCAGCTGCAACGATTCAACCAACAGGACCG CCTGGTGTTAGCCCTGTGGATAACG CAGCTGCTGCACCGGGAACTACT AGCACAGCAGCAAATGATTCTTCCCCAGATGATCAGCCAAAAAAG AAATCAGTGTGGACAGAGCATAAATCTCTGGATGGAAAGACCTACTACTACAACACTGAGACCAAGCAATCTACCTGGGAAAAACCAGATGAACTCAAATCACCTGCTGAG CAAATGCTGTCTAAATGCCCATGGAAAGAGTACAAGTCTGACACTGGGAAGCCATATTACTACAATTCTCAGACTAAAGAGTCTCGCTGGACAAAGCCTAAAGAGCTAGAAGATTTGGAAG CAATGATAAAAGCAGAGGAGAATGG GAACGCGGACGTTGTTGCTCCTGGCACCACCCCAGCTCTCACATCTCAGACAGACTCGGCGGTCGCTATGGCTGCTGTCGCTGAGGCTGATGCTGCCATGgcaactgctgctgctgctgctgctgctgctgctgctgctgctgctgctgaagaACAGCTGTCTCAGATGCCCGTGCAAGGGACTgaggtcagcagtgatgcagccATGACTTCAACTGATGACGCGCCCAGCACTGAGACACCAGCCAG TAACGATACATCTAAAGAAGAGAGGCCGGAACTGGTGAAGAAAGTATACAAGTGGAACACCAAAGAGGAGGCGAAGCAGGCCTTCAAAGAACTGCTCAAGGAGAAG GGTGTCTCCTCGAATGCATCTTGGGAGCAAGCTATGAAGATGATCATTAATGACCCTCGCTATAG TGCCCTGCCCAAGCTGAGTGAGAAGAAACAGGCCTTTAATGCTTACAAGGTTCAGACggagaaggaagagaaagaggaggccAGGATCAAATACAAAGAGTCCAAAGAGACGTTCCAACGTTTCCTGGAGAACCATGAGAAAATGACCTCCACTACCAGATACAA GAAAGCAGAGCAGATGTTTGGGGATCTGGAGGTGTGGAGCTGTGTTCCAGAGCGAGATAGACTGGAGATCTATGAAGATGTGCTCTTCTACTTGGCCAAGAAGGAGAAG GAGCAAGCCAAGCAGCTGAGGAAGCGAAACTGGGAGGCACTAAAGAATATTTTGGATAACATGGCCAATGTCACGTACCGCACCACCTGGTCTGAGGCTCAGCAGTACCTTCTGGACAATCCTACCTTTGCTGAGGATGAAGAGCTTCAGA ACATGGATAAGGAAGATGCTCTAATCTGTTTTGAGGAGCACATTCGAACTctggagaaagaagaggaagaggagaaacagaagggcttgctgagagagagacgaaGGCAGCGTAAAAACAGAGAGGCCTTCCAG aaatttctggatgagctgcacgaTCATGGACAGCTGCACTCCATGTCAGCATGGATGGAGATGTATCCAACCATTAGTGCAGACATACGCTTTGCCAGTATGCTGGGACAACCAG GCTCTACACCGCTGGACTTGTTCAAATTCTATGTGGAAGATCTGAAAGCCCGATACCATGATGAGAAGAGAATCATCAAGGACATCTTAAAG GATAAGGGCTTCCTGGTGGAGATCAGCACTAGCTTTGAGGATTTTGGCTCAGTGATCAGTTCAGATAAGAGAGCCACTACACTGGATGCAGGCAACATCAAACTAGCCTTCAATAGT TTACTCGAAAAGGCAGAGgcacgagagagggagagagaaaaggaggaggccaggaagatgaagaggaaagagGCAGCCTTCAAGAGCATGCTCAAACAGGCCACACCCCCTCTTGAGCCTGATACTTCATGGGAAGGG GTGAGGGAGAGATTCCTGAAGGAGCCTGCCTTCGAGGACATTACCTTGGAGTCTGAGAGAAAAAGGATATTCAAAGATTTTATGCATGTTTTGGAG CATGAGTGCCAGCATCATCACTCTAAAACCAAGAAACACTCGAAGAAATCCAAGAAGCACC AGAAAAGATCCCGTTCTCGCTCA GGATCTGAATCTGAGGATGATGAGTATCACTCTAAAAAGAAGAAACGTTCAACTTCAAAATCTCCATCTGAGCATTCTTCCTCAGGAGAATCTG AGAGAAGTTACAAAAAATCCAAGAAACacaagaaaaagggaaagaagaGACGACACAAGTCT GCTTCACCCGAATCCGATGGAGAGAAGGACCGAAAGATACGAGATAAGGACAAGGATAAAGAGAATGATAAGTCTAGAGGGAAAACTCGTGGTGAATCTAAACAGAAATCTCCTAAGAGGAAACCAGCTAAAGAAGAG GGAGGATGGGACACCTCGGGTAGTGAATTGAGTGAAGGAGAGctagagaagaggagaagaactCTTCTGGAACAGTTAGATGCTCCATAG